The stretch of DNA CCCCAGCGGATGATCAAACGGAGCTTTTTTCAGGGGATATTCGGCACTTTCAAACCCCCTGGATGACACTTTCACCACGTTGGAAAGGTAAGGAAGAAGCCTGACCCGGGTCCGCAAATTAATGGCCGCATTGAACGTGCATGGATCAAACCGGCGCAAGGGATAGAACATCGTACTGATATCGAGCGTTCCTCCCATATCTATCCGGCAGGGCGCCGAGGCTTCAACCGTATATGATTTAAAAATCCGATCCAACGTATCTGGCATGAGTCCGTTATTCATGATTATAATTTTGTATAACTTGATGATCCGGTTTTTTTAAAAAAATATTTCTTTTTATACCGCCCGTTCGCTTCGCTTGAGACACAGAGATCGCAGAGATTAAAACCGCTGTTTCGAGGCTCTGCGCTCTCTGAGCCTCAAGCGAAGCGGGCGGTAACTATCCGGCAACGCCTGCCCCGGTCGTTTCACACCGCTTTTCGAATCTGCTGCAGGAATGCGAGGCTGCGCAGTTTTTTCCCCAGATGAAACCTGACGAACGATTCCAGCAATTGCTGACCTTCACCGATCGCCTGCTGCGTTAACCGGATTCTTCCGGCCTTATTAAAATCTCCATGTTCAATCCACAGCAGCTGTTTTATTGTGCTTATAGAAAGGGATACATAATTCAGATGCCCGGAAGAACATCGGGGACATACAATGCTTCCTTTTTTAAGATCAAACTGAACCCGGGGTGTTTTAAACAATTCGACCGGGCACCGACAGTTTCCGCACTGACTCAGATTCGGGCTGAAACCGGCCATGACCATGAAATGAAGCTGAAACAATATGCTTAAAAACTCCGGTGGCGTTATACCGGCATCCAGTGCGGCAAAAACCTGAATCAGCAGATCGAAAACCGACGCCTGCGGCGACCCCTCTTCCATGAATTCATGGACCATTTCGGCCCAGTAGCTGGCATATGCCGTCTTAAGAATATCAAAACCAATGTTGGTAAACGGCCGCTGCAGAATTGCTTCCTGTAGAACAGGCAGTACATTTCGGCGCCCGGGACTGCATACCACCTGTAAATTTGAAAATGGTTCCAGAATACCTGAAAATCGTTTAACGCTTTTTTTTGCTGATTTTGCTATGGCTGAAATCTTACCTTTATGCAAGGTAAAAAACGAGATGATCAGGTCAAAATCGCCGAATTCGATACGCCGCAGTATGACGGCCGATGTGGTAAACGATGTCATGGATTCATATACCAAGGAGCAGTGTCGCAATTTCGAAATAGAAAAAAACGCTGATAATATCAATGGCCGTTGTGACAAACGGACCTGTTGCCACCGCCGGATCAATATTTAATCTGACAAAAATCATCGGCACCAGAGAACCCGCCAATGCCGCAACCGACATGGAACATAAGACCGCAAGCCCGACCGATACACCCAGAATATACCCCTGATGGCGGAACTGAGCCACAAAACCGATCAGGATTCCATAAATAACGCCAAGAAACAAACCGATCAGCAGCTCTTTCATCACGACGGACCAGATATCTCTGACATGCAATCGCCCGGTCGCAAGCCCCCTGACGACGATTGTTGACGATTGAATGCCTATATTCCCGCCCATCCCCATAATGACCGGAATAAAGGCCGCCAGGCAGGTGATCCGGGCCAGGCTCCCCTGGTAAATGCCGATAATAAAGGACGCCAGGATGCCCCCGGCACAGCTGGCCAGAAGCCATGGCAAACGAATTTTTGTATTTTTGAAGACCGACTTGGTTTCAATAAATTCTTCACCGCCCACGCCGGCCATTCTCAGTATATCTTCCGTGGCTTCTTCCCTGATGATATCGATAACGTCGTCAACCGTAATTATTCCAACCAGCCGATTGGTTTCATCAACGACCGGAACGGCAAGGATATCATACCGGGCAACCATTTTTGCCACCTCTTCCTGATCCGTATCGGTTCGAACTGAAAAGATATCCGCCGACATAAATTCTTTAAGAGGCGTTTCGGAAGGAACGACAACGAGCTGCCGCAATGAGCAGACACCGACCAGTTTGCCGTATTCATCCACGACGTACAGATAAAAC from Desulfobacterales bacterium encodes:
- the recO gene encoding DNA repair protein RecO; the encoded protein is MTSFTTSAVILRRIEFGDFDLIISFFTLHKGKISAIAKSAKKSVKRFSGILEPFSNLQVVCSPGRRNVLPVLQEAILQRPFTNIGFDILKTAYASYWAEMVHEFMEEGSPQASVFDLLIQVFAALDAGITPPEFLSILFQLHFMVMAGFSPNLSQCGNCRCPVELFKTPRVQFDLKKGSIVCPRCSSGHLNYVSLSISTIKQLLWIEHGDFNKAGRIRLTQQAIGEGQQLLESFVRFHLGKKLRSLAFLQQIRKAV
- the mgtE gene encoding magnesium transporter, with amino-acid sequence MLSDRNKILLESIRRLLRRGATSHLKKMVNKTHAADLTVVFRSLSVPNQRTLFHMIEDTEKKGMLFSEMDEDAFMCLIDGIELDSIVHILEHMPSDDVADIIGRLPDEKSDAILKRMEKEGSEEVEDLLRYDDDTAGGIMVPDFIAFREDITAKKAIESLQKEHMNAEMPFYLYVVDEYGKLVGVCSLRQLVVVPSETPLKEFMSADIFSVRTDTDQEEVAKMVARYDILAVPVVDETNRLVGIITVDDVIDIIREEATEDILRMAGVGGEEFIETKSVFKNTKIRLPWLLASCAGGILASFIIGIYQGSLARITCLAAFIPVIMGMGGNIGIQSSTIVVRGLATGRLHVRDIWSVVMKELLIGLFLGVIYGILIGFVAQFRHQGYILGVSVGLAVLCSMSVAALAGSLVPMIFVRLNIDPAVATGPFVTTAIDIISVFFYFEIATLLLGI